A region of Natribaculum luteum DNA encodes the following proteins:
- a CDS encoding acyl-CoA dehydrogenase family protein yields MLDYVQLEADLDEEERLIRDTAREFVDEEVRPEIGDHFEAGTFPTELIPEMGEMGFYAPNLEGYGSPNVSETAYGLLMQELEACDSGLRSMASVQGALVMYPIHAFGSEDQKEEWLPKLGAGEAVGCFGLTEPEHGSNPSAMETRAERDSDGYVLNGSKTWITNSPIADVAVVWAKDHSSEGSPVRGFLVETDRDGVTTNKIDEKLSLRASITGEIGLNDVRVPEENVLPNVEGMKGPLSCLTQARYGIAWGAVGAARDCFEEARQYATDREQFGGPIARFQLQQEKLAEMASQITLGQLLVHRLADLKERGDLRPQHVSLAKRNNVQMAREQARVAREMLGGNGITTDYSPMRHLANIETVYTYEGTHDIHTLILGQDLTGIAAFE; encoded by the coding sequence ATGCTCGACTACGTGCAACTCGAGGCCGACCTCGACGAAGAGGAACGGCTGATCCGCGACACCGCCCGCGAGTTCGTCGACGAGGAGGTCCGCCCGGAGATCGGCGACCACTTCGAAGCGGGTACGTTCCCAACCGAGCTGATCCCGGAGATGGGCGAGATGGGGTTTTACGCGCCGAATCTCGAGGGGTATGGCTCGCCGAACGTGTCGGAGACGGCCTACGGGCTGTTGATGCAGGAACTCGAGGCGTGTGACTCGGGGCTGCGTTCGATGGCGTCGGTGCAGGGCGCACTGGTGATGTATCCGATTCACGCCTTCGGCAGCGAGGACCAGAAAGAAGAGTGGCTGCCGAAACTGGGTGCGGGCGAGGCGGTGGGCTGTTTCGGGCTGACCGAACCCGAGCACGGCTCGAACCCGTCGGCGATGGAGACGCGGGCCGAACGCGATTCCGACGGCTACGTGCTCAACGGCTCGAAGACGTGGATCACGAACTCGCCGATCGCCGACGTCGCCGTCGTCTGGGCGAAAGACCACTCGAGCGAGGGGTCTCCGGTGCGGGGTTTTCTGGTCGAGACCGACCGCGACGGCGTGACGACCAACAAGATCGACGAGAAACTCTCCTTGCGCGCGTCGATCACGGGCGAGATCGGCTTAAACGACGTGCGCGTCCCCGAGGAGAACGTCCTGCCGAACGTCGAGGGCATGAAGGGGCCGCTGTCGTGTCTCACACAGGCCCGCTACGGCATCGCCTGGGGCGCTGTCGGCGCGGCGCGAGACTGCTTCGAGGAGGCACGGCAGTACGCGACGGATCGCGAGCAGTTCGGTGGGCCGATCGCACGTTTCCAGCTCCAGCAGGAGAAACTCGCGGAGATGGCGTCTCAGATCACGCTCGGCCAGCTCCTGGTCCACCGGCTGGCGGACCTCAAGGAACGTGGTGACCTCCGTCCACAGCACGTCTCGCTGGCGAAACGCAACAACGTGCAGATGGCCCGCGAGCAGGCCCGCGTCGCCCGCGAGATGCTCGGCGGCAACGGCATCACTACGGATTACTCGCCGATGCGCCACCTCGCGAACATTGAGACCGTCTACACCTACGAGGGGACCCACGACATCCATACGTTGATTCTGGGTCAGGATCTCACCGGTATCGCGGCCTTCGAGTGA
- a CDS encoding asparaginase yields MPPHVRIVSTGGTIASTSADEADESGKTPSESGDDLVEAVPEIADHAEIDVVDVCQVSGFQMDFENAGKIVDAVERAAEDGADGVVVTHGTDTMAESAYYVDLACEVDLPVVFTGAQRPFDQLGTDGPTNLLAAVRAAAHERFQNGAYLAFNDAVHAARWVVKGHTSKLETFESPDANPVAEFTPNGVRFLREPRSYSASVPGARVDGDVRVELVTNAMGVDGRQVERALEDGVDGVVVAGTGLGNTTGALGDALESAIDEGVPVVLTSRCHAGTTAGLYGGPGGGQTLREAGAIPGGDLQPWKARIKLALALSADGGLEDVRDLFDETETL; encoded by the coding sequence ATGCCACCGCACGTCAGGATCGTCAGCACCGGCGGTACGATCGCGAGCACGTCCGCAGACGAGGCAGACGAGTCGGGGAAGACGCCCTCGGAGTCGGGTGACGACCTCGTCGAGGCAGTCCCCGAGATCGCCGACCACGCCGAGATCGACGTCGTCGACGTCTGTCAGGTCTCGGGCTTCCAGATGGACTTCGAGAACGCCGGGAAGATCGTCGACGCCGTCGAACGCGCCGCCGAGGACGGGGCCGACGGCGTCGTCGTCACCCACGGGACCGACACGATGGCCGAGTCGGCGTACTACGTCGACCTCGCCTGCGAGGTAGACCTCCCCGTCGTCTTCACGGGCGCACAGCGACCGTTCGACCAGCTGGGAACCGACGGACCGACGAACCTCCTCGCGGCGGTCCGTGCCGCCGCCCACGAGCGGTTTCAAAACGGCGCGTACCTCGCGTTCAACGACGCCGTCCACGCCGCCCGCTGGGTCGTGAAAGGCCACACGAGCAAACTCGAAACGTTCGAATCGCCGGACGCGAACCCGGTCGCCGAGTTCACGCCGAACGGCGTCCGGTTCCTCCGGGAGCCACGGAGCTACTCGGCGTCGGTTCCGGGTGCGAGAGTCGACGGCGACGTTCGCGTCGAACTCGTCACGAACGCGATGGGCGTCGACGGACGGCAAGTCGAGCGCGCACTCGAGGACGGCGTCGACGGCGTCGTCGTCGCGGGTACCGGACTCGGCAACACGACGGGCGCGCTCGGCGACGCCCTCGAGTCGGCGATCGACGAGGGCGTTCCCGTCGTGCTCACCTCCCGCTGTCACGCCGGGACGACGGCCGGACTGTACGGCGGTCCCGGCGGCGGGCAGACGCTCCGCGAGGCGGGCGCGATCCCGGGTGGCGACCTCCAGCCGTGGAAAGCCCGGATCAAACTGGCGCTCGCGCTGTCGGCAGACGGCGGCCTCGAGGACGTTCGCGACCTGTTCGACGAAACGGAAACGCTCTAA
- a CDS encoding MFS transporter yields the protein MRWRYRETVLTLSTLAFFATMVARLAISPVVPAITDEFGISNTVIGISLTGLWMFYFLSQFPSGVFADRYGERSVILVSVGGTALASLLLALSPVFPVFVLSTVVLGAFAGLHYSVATTLLTRIYDDIGTAIGVHNSGGPAAGLVAPVVAAWIGVRYGWRLAIAIGVATAVPIFVLFAWRVRPTEPRRPDQPMRERFELESVLELLSRPKIAFTVCLAVAGAFVWQATASFLPTFLVDHRGQAETTAGVVFSAYFVVQAITQVGVGAVSDRYGRDVATAGCMILAASGFVLLIAVPGVLAVGAAVLLIGTGLGWGAALLPRFMDELSEAERGAGFGLVRTVYGVVGSVGSVATGFVADVFGWGVSFGVLATLLALAFVALVVNRAFSLGY from the coding sequence ATGCGCTGGAGATACAGAGAGACCGTTCTCACGCTGAGTACGCTGGCCTTCTTCGCGACGATGGTCGCCAGACTGGCGATCAGCCCGGTCGTGCCGGCGATCACCGACGAGTTCGGCATCTCGAACACGGTGATCGGAATCTCGCTTACGGGGCTGTGGATGTTTTACTTCCTCTCGCAGTTTCCCAGCGGCGTGTTCGCCGACCGGTACGGCGAACGATCCGTCATTCTCGTCTCCGTCGGCGGGACCGCGCTCGCGAGCCTGCTGCTCGCGCTCTCCCCCGTCTTTCCCGTCTTCGTGCTCAGTACCGTCGTTCTCGGTGCCTTCGCCGGGCTTCACTACAGCGTCGCGACCACGCTACTGACGCGCATCTACGACGACATCGGCACCGCGATCGGGGTCCACAACAGCGGTGGGCCGGCTGCCGGACTCGTCGCGCCGGTCGTCGCGGCGTGGATCGGCGTCCGGTACGGCTGGCGGCTCGCGATCGCGATCGGCGTCGCCACCGCCGTTCCCATCTTCGTCCTGTTCGCCTGGCGCGTCCGCCCGACCGAGCCGCGCCGCCCCGACCAGCCGATGCGCGAGCGGTTCGAACTCGAGTCGGTCCTCGAACTGCTCTCGCGGCCGAAGATCGCCTTTACCGTCTGTCTGGCCGTCGCCGGGGCGTTCGTCTGGCAGGCGACTGCCTCGTTTCTCCCGACGTTTCTCGTGGACCACCGCGGCCAGGCGGAGACGACCGCCGGCGTCGTCTTCTCGGCGTACTTCGTCGTCCAGGCGATCACGCAGGTCGGCGTCGGCGCGGTGTCAGACCGGTACGGACGCGATGTCGCGACTGCAGGCTGTATGATCCTCGCCGCGTCCGGGTTCGTCCTGTTGATCGCCGTTCCTGGCGTCCTTGCGGTCGGGGCCGCCGTCTTGCTGATCGGCACGGGCCTTGGCTGGGGCGCGGCGCTGTTGCCCCGGTTCATGGACGAACTCTCCGAAGCCGAACGCGGGGCCGGCTTCGGGCTCGTCCGAACCGTCTACGGCGTCGTCGGCTCTGTCGGTTCCGTCGCGACGGGGTTCGTGGCGGACGTCTTCGGCTGGGGCGTCTCCTTCGGCGTCCTCGCGACGCTGCTCGCGCTCGCGTTCGTCGCTCTCGTCGTGAACCGGGCGTTCTCGCTCGGTTACTGA
- a CDS encoding thiol-disulfide oxidoreductase DCC family protein, whose protein sequence is MGREHSPRLVYDDDCGFCTWSAEYAVARGEFELVGFSELTPDQRARLPTDYEECAHLLTDDAVYSCGEAIEETLSRLESPSRYAVAVFRRLPGHERVREPLYRQVADHRALFGRLFHREPPACRESQGQ, encoded by the coding sequence ATGGGACGCGAGCATTCGCCGCGGCTAGTCTACGACGACGACTGCGGCTTCTGTACGTGGAGTGCGGAGTACGCCGTCGCTCGCGGCGAGTTCGAACTCGTCGGCTTCTCCGAACTCACGCCCGACCAGCGCGCCCGCCTGCCGACGGACTACGAGGAGTGTGCGCACCTGCTGACCGACGACGCCGTCTACTCCTGTGGCGAGGCGATCGAGGAGACCCTCTCGCGACTCGAGTCACCCTCGCGGTACGCCGTCGCGGTCTTCCGTCGGCTGCCCGGTCACGAGCGCGTTCGCGAACCGCTGTACCGACAGGTCGCCGACCACCGGGCGCTGTTCGGACGACTCTTTCACCGGGAGCCGCCGGCGTGTCGCGAGTCGCAGGGTCAGTAA
- a CDS encoding 4Fe-4S dicluster domain-containing protein, producing the protein MAIDPQFHENREKVGEENGVAVWGPVDEPEQLGIHGTHVAVDYDLCIADGACLEDCPVDVFEWVDTPDHPESEKKAEPTHEAQCIDCMLCVDVCPVDAIDVDAGRTA; encoded by the coding sequence ATGGCCATAGATCCGCAGTTCCACGAAAACCGTGAGAAGGTCGGTGAAGAAAACGGCGTCGCCGTCTGGGGGCCGGTCGACGAACCCGAGCAACTCGGCATCCACGGCACGCACGTCGCTGTCGACTACGACCTCTGTATCGCCGACGGTGCCTGTCTCGAGGACTGCCCGGTCGACGTCTTCGAGTGGGTCGACACGCCGGACCATCCCGAAAGCGAGAAGAAAGCAGAGCCGACCCACGAGGCCCAGTGTATCGACTGCATGCTCTGTGTCGACGTCTGTCCGGTCGACGCGATCGACGTCGACGCGGGACGGACGGCCTGA
- a CDS encoding DUF6757 family protein, producing the protein MNCHYCDREAAFAAESEGIRVGLCEEHFRERLQELAEADGLEALKEQVDVDRAE; encoded by the coding sequence ATGAACTGCCACTACTGCGACCGCGAGGCCGCCTTCGCTGCTGAATCCGAGGGTATCAGAGTCGGTCTCTGTGAGGAACACTTCCGCGAGCGGTTGCAGGAACTCGCCGAGGCCGACGGGCTCGAGGCGCTCAAAGAGCAGGTCGACGTCGACCGCGCCGAGTGA
- a CDS encoding PHP domain-containing protein, with product MPYADLHVHTTRSDGTLEFEDVPDAARRAGVSVVALTDHDRLQPLSDPVVERDGVTIVHGIELRVEPPEGDRVDLLGYGVTPTAALERTVEDVQRNRKERGRTIVDCVEDRLGIDLEVDVEPGFGRPHVARAIADHPESGYDYQDAFDQLIGFGEPCYVPQEVPSFERGRRVLSEACTVVSLAHPLRYRDPARALELTSDLDAVERHYAYDRDVDCEPIERAIDRNGLLVTGGSDAHDDRLGLAGLSEAAYRRLEL from the coding sequence ATGCCCTACGCCGATCTCCACGTCCATACGACCCGGTCGGACGGCACGCTCGAGTTCGAGGACGTCCCCGACGCGGCGCGGCGCGCCGGCGTCTCGGTCGTCGCACTCACAGATCACGATCGGCTGCAGCCGCTCTCGGACCCGGTCGTCGAGCGCGACGGCGTGACGATCGTCCACGGGATCGAACTCCGCGTCGAGCCTCCCGAAGGTGATCGGGTGGACCTGCTCGGCTACGGCGTCACACCCACGGCTGCGCTCGAACGGACGGTCGAAGATGTCCAGCGAAATCGGAAAGAACGCGGTCGCACGATCGTCGACTGCGTTGAGGATCGGCTGGGGATCGATCTCGAGGTCGACGTGGAGCCGGGGTTCGGCCGGCCACACGTCGCGCGAGCGATCGCCGACCACCCCGAGTCAGGGTACGACTACCAGGACGCGTTCGACCAGCTCATCGGGTTCGGCGAGCCCTGTTACGTACCACAGGAGGTCCCGTCGTTCGAGCGAGGACGACGCGTCCTCTCGGAGGCCTGCACTGTCGTCTCGCTCGCCCACCCGCTGCGGTACCGCGACCCGGCGCGCGCACTCGAGTTAACGAGTGACCTCGACGCGGTCGAACGCCACTACGCCTACGACCGGGACGTCGACTGCGAACCGATCGAGCGGGCGATCGACCGCAACGGACTGCTCGTCACCGGCGGCAGCGACGCCCACGACGATCGACTCGGCCTCGCCGGCCTCTCGGAGGCGGCGTACCGACGGCTCGAATTATAG
- a CDS encoding DUF5789 family protein, whose amino-acid sequence MLLNGTGEVIDDHEYPATTEELIETCGEHRLELPNGTETVEEVLGRLESETFESPEDARFAVYSAVSDKAVGRVGYSDRDPTPLGSPYAPDAMSF is encoded by the coding sequence ATGCTGCTCAATGGCACCGGCGAGGTCATCGACGACCACGAGTACCCTGCGACTACCGAGGAACTGATCGAGACGTGCGGCGAGCACCGTCTCGAACTCCCGAACGGGACCGAAACGGTCGAAGAGGTACTCGGCCGCCTCGAATCCGAGACGTTCGAGTCGCCGGAAGACGCCCGCTTTGCGGTCTACTCCGCGGTGAGCGACAAGGCCGTCGGCCGCGTCGGCTACAGCGACCGCGACCCGACGCCGCTCGGGAGCCCGTACGCCCCCGACGCGATGTCGTTCTAG
- a CDS encoding DUF5784 family protein yields MARPLRFRYSPQSWSEQRVRREILQPLRSNIGARAVSPQFDVNGGWETHRFEMQNGDVALFARRDDEAYWMGNTETPSALWKTDKYGWREIPYHVSRWAQRELLADLHDGDPWLADYPHLSWYFLPVFMSKDGRESTRAFFREHAAGFPDAGRREATRFFEEFLSTGTLDEYRHVMSGKLGTSDHVDRVRMSAAMGEFVAAKVLVDAGYDVVPEIEVTTGHSLDFRATDDETNVLVEVTRPQPPANRAAAGPVAAVRDTAETKTNGQLAEHGGGATLFVDCSSFRDDAWAAVRDERPDVRHRPAVVYRARPNGRVEGYSKGSVPLELADAIEFVD; encoded by the coding sequence GTGGCACGGCCGCTTCGCTTTCGATACTCGCCCCAGTCGTGGAGCGAGCAACGGGTTCGACGAGAGATTCTCCAGCCGCTCCGGAGCAACATCGGCGCACGCGCCGTCTCCCCCCAGTTCGACGTCAACGGTGGGTGGGAGACACACCGCTTCGAGATGCAAAACGGCGACGTCGCGCTGTTCGCCCGCCGGGACGACGAGGCCTACTGGATGGGCAACACCGAGACGCCGAGTGCGCTCTGGAAGACCGACAAGTACGGCTGGCGTGAGATTCCCTACCACGTCTCGAGATGGGCCCAGCGCGAACTGCTCGCCGACCTCCACGACGGCGACCCGTGGCTTGCAGACTACCCGCACCTCTCGTGGTACTTCCTCCCCGTGTTCATGTCGAAAGACGGCCGAGAGTCGACCCGGGCGTTCTTTCGCGAGCACGCCGCCGGCTTCCCCGACGCCGGCCGCCGGGAGGCGACTCGCTTCTTCGAGGAGTTCCTCTCGACCGGCACACTCGACGAGTACCGACACGTCATGTCGGGGAAACTCGGCACCAGCGACCACGTCGACCGCGTGCGCATGAGCGCCGCGATGGGCGAGTTCGTCGCGGCGAAGGTCCTCGTCGACGCGGGCTACGACGTCGTCCCCGAGATCGAGGTGACGACCGGACACTCGCTCGACTTCCGGGCGACCGACGACGAGACGAACGTCTTGGTCGAGGTCACGCGCCCCCAGCCGCCGGCGAACCGCGCCGCCGCCGGTCCCGTGGCCGCCGTCCGGGACACCGCCGAGACCAAGACTAACGGCCAGCTCGCCGAACACGGCGGCGGCGCGACCCTGTTCGTCGACTGCTCGAGTTTCCGTGACGACGCCTGGGCCGCCGTCCGCGACGAACGACCCGACGTCCGTCACCGGCCGGCCGTCGTCTACCGCGCCCGACCGAACGGGCGAGTCGAGGGCTACAGCAAGGGATCGGTGCCACTCGAGCTAGCCGACGCGATCGAGTTCGTCGACTGA
- a CDS encoding DUF5786 family protein — MSMGAYDEDEHERREKQASKVDTDFDDERTIYHGKVEYDSGDSAEALLNKFEEIKSN, encoded by the coding sequence ATGTCAATGGGTGCCTATGACGAAGACGAACACGAGCGCCGTGAGAAACAGGCCTCGAAAGTCGACACCGACTTCGACGACGAGCGGACGATCTATCACGGGAAAGTCGAGTACGACTCCGGCGACTCTGCAGAGGCGCTCCTGAACAAGTTCGAGGAGATCAAGTCGAACTAG
- a CDS encoding DUF7530 family protein: MDVEYGETWVYESMVGAIPGVDVSERVALAIQFVAFEGIILGLAAIYDLWTAAIAGTVAVVVAVTGSWLMLRFSRTVRTLPMPTTYRRLLFGSGLEVVLGVLAYVAFVTYLFVYDPRTTGESLVVTLFGPEPPIAVVYVTLLVCWDLVYRIGASWWASVTGVWRAVSYSFDAETTRRYRRVDALNVVFAATQLLLVPFVTDQPVLLVALVGHVVAVTAATVLSVRTQGREIGT; encoded by the coding sequence ATGGACGTCGAGTACGGCGAGACGTGGGTCTACGAGAGCATGGTCGGTGCGATCCCCGGCGTCGACGTCTCGGAACGGGTCGCACTCGCGATCCAGTTCGTCGCGTTCGAGGGGATTATCCTGGGGCTCGCGGCGATCTACGACCTCTGGACGGCGGCGATCGCGGGGACGGTCGCCGTCGTGGTTGCCGTCACCGGCAGCTGGCTCATGCTCCGGTTTAGCCGGACCGTGCGCACGCTTCCGATGCCGACGACGTACCGGCGACTCCTGTTCGGGTCGGGACTCGAGGTCGTCCTCGGCGTGCTGGCGTACGTCGCGTTCGTCACGTACCTGTTCGTCTACGATCCGCGGACCACCGGCGAGTCGCTCGTGGTCACCCTGTTCGGCCCCGAGCCGCCGATCGCCGTCGTCTACGTGACGTTGCTCGTCTGCTGGGATCTCGTCTATCGCATCGGTGCGAGCTGGTGGGCGAGCGTGACCGGCGTCTGGCGGGCGGTCTCGTACAGTTTCGACGCCGAGACGACGCGTCGCTACCGGCGCGTCGACGCACTGAACGTCGTCTTCGCCGCCACGCAGTTGCTGCTGGTGCCGTTCGTCACAGACCAGCCGGTGTTACTGGTGGCGCTCGTCGGCCACGTCGTGGCAGTGACTGCAGCGACGGTGCTTTCCGTACGCACGCAGGGACGAGAAATCGGCACCTAG
- a CDS encoding NAD(P)H-binding protein: MRTLVTGATGFVGSRLVPELCAAGRDVSVLVRDAERYEPPADVTVFEGDLLEPGSFEDALEGIDVAYYLVHSMGSGAGFEERDRRAAHNFERAASAAGVDRIVYLSGLGDDSDRLSEHLRSRREVEAILADGTAELTVLRAAIVVGDGSASFRMIRQLVKRLPVMVTPRWVQTPCQPIAVDDVIAYLVGILDVPETAGETYEIGGPDVLTYREMLVTVARIFEGRAPLIVPVPVLSPRLSAYWVDLVTDVPASVAHPLIEGLENPVVVTDSRIERLVPVELTPFETAVRRVREERSAAEGGVGELERPPADSSR; encoded by the coding sequence ATGCGAACGCTCGTCACCGGCGCGACCGGCTTCGTCGGAAGCCGACTCGTCCCCGAACTCTGTGCGGCCGGTCGCGACGTGTCGGTCCTCGTCCGCGACGCCGAACGCTACGAGCCGCCAGCTGACGTGACCGTCTTCGAGGGCGACCTGCTCGAGCCGGGGAGCTTCGAGGACGCCCTCGAGGGGATCGACGTCGCCTACTACCTCGTCCACTCGATGGGTAGCGGCGCGGGGTTCGAAGAGCGAGACCGCCGGGCGGCACACAACTTCGAGCGCGCTGCGAGTGCGGCCGGGGTCGACCGGATCGTCTACCTCAGCGGGCTCGGCGACGACAGCGACCGGCTCTCGGAACACCTCCGCTCGCGCCGCGAGGTCGAGGCGATCCTCGCGGACGGAACCGCAGAACTCACCGTCCTCCGGGCTGCGATCGTCGTCGGCGACGGGAGCGCGAGCTTCCGGATGATCCGCCAGCTCGTCAAGCGACTGCCGGTGATGGTGACGCCGCGGTGGGTGCAGACGCCGTGTCAGCCGATCGCCGTCGACGACGTGATCGCCTACCTCGTCGGCATCCTCGACGTCCCGGAGACTGCGGGTGAGACCTACGAGATCGGCGGTCCCGACGTGCTCACCTACCGGGAGATGCTGGTCACGGTCGCTCGCATCTTCGAGGGGCGTGCGCCGCTGATCGTTCCGGTTCCCGTGCTGTCTCCCCGACTGTCCGCCTACTGGGTCGACCTCGTCACCGACGTCCCCGCGTCGGTCGCACACCCGCTGATCGAGGGACTCGAGAACCCGGTCGTCGTCACGGACTCGCGAATCGAGCGGCTCGTTCCCGTGGAGCTGACGCCGTTCGAGACGGCGGTTCGTCGCGTCCGCGAGGAACGATCGGCCGCCGAGGGCGGCGTCGGCGAACTCGAGCGACCGCCAGCGGACTCGAGTCGCTGA
- a CDS encoding YkgJ family cysteine cluster protein — MDVHCEGCAGCCIDWRPLLAAEGREAIDHERRGPRDPLDETHNLVPLARDEVRAFLETGLADALTPRLWNAADDEDGLEIDGRRVATIAGRPAFFVGLRKPPKPVAPFDRETESWLPTCVFLDPTTLQCRIHDDDRYPAECADYPAHNLALEQETECERVEDAFGGDRLRDADPRETDGLLLGRQAIGSKVFTHPRPADLEGVVDRIARGASTATDRAEFVAVAAASSPGTLAISDDHYERAKERALAADSWAREAICEWERRRDDGESPDSDLATRIEDDRGAPTTPGWDAVTDRSSR, encoded by the coding sequence ATGGACGTCCACTGCGAGGGCTGTGCAGGGTGTTGTATCGACTGGCGGCCGCTCCTCGCAGCCGAGGGACGCGAGGCGATCGATCACGAACGCCGTGGGCCACGAGATCCCCTCGACGAGACGCACAACCTCGTCCCGCTGGCTCGCGACGAAGTTCGAGCGTTCCTCGAGACGGGCCTCGCCGACGCGCTGACGCCACGGCTGTGGAACGCGGCCGACGACGAGGACGGTCTCGAGATCGACGGCCGACGGGTGGCGACGATCGCCGGCCGGCCGGCCTTTTTCGTCGGCCTCCGCAAGCCCCCGAAGCCGGTCGCACCGTTCGACCGGGAGACGGAGTCGTGGCTCCCGACCTGCGTCTTCCTCGATCCGACGACGCTGCAGTGTCGGATCCACGACGACGATCGCTACCCGGCGGAGTGTGCGGACTACCCCGCCCACAACCTCGCACTCGAGCAGGAGACCGAGTGCGAGCGCGTCGAGGACGCCTTCGGCGGCGACCGCCTTCGCGACGCCGATCCCAGAGAGACCGACGGGCTCTTGCTCGGTCGGCAGGCGATCGGGAGTAAAGTGTTCACCCACCCTCGACCCGCGGACCTCGAAGGCGTCGTCGACCGGATCGCCCGCGGTGCGTCGACCGCAACGGACCGCGCAGAGTTCGTCGCCGTCGCCGCCGCCTCGAGCCCCGGGACGCTCGCGATCTCCGACGACCACTACGAGCGGGCGAAAGAACGGGCGCTCGCGGCCGACTCGTGGGCCAGGGAGGCAATCTGCGAGTGGGAGCGACGCCGCGACGACGGCGAATCGCCAGATTCCGACCTGGCGACGCGAATCGAAGACGACCGCGGCGCACCGACGACGCCCGGATGGGACGCCGTAACGGATCGGTCGTCCCGATAG
- a CDS encoding DUF7561 family protein: protein MAKQSCDGCGRTISVAGGIANIWTFGRNAGSETTGMTLEFEDGTSYLLCFPCIESLPEHPTADDVDALEPYDPDEESV, encoded by the coding sequence ATGGCAAAGCAGTCCTGCGACGGCTGTGGCCGAACGATCTCGGTCGCCGGCGGCATCGCCAACATCTGGACGTTCGGCCGGAACGCCGGGAGCGAGACCACGGGGATGACCCTCGAGTTCGAGGACGGGACGAGCTATCTGCTGTGCTTTCCGTGCATCGAGTCGCTCCCGGAGCACCCGACCGCCGACGACGTCGACGCGCTCGAGCCGTACGATCCGGACGAGGAGTCGGTCTAG